GATCGTCTTGATTAACTCGCGCTCGTGGTCGGATGAAGCCAGCGGAAGATAGGCGTCCGCCGATTTGCGAATCGCATCCTCGGCGACCTTGATGGCCTCTTCGCGTGTTTTCTTTTCCGCCTCCGTCTGTGCGATGATGTGATCGCGGTAAACGAGGCGCAAATTCGTCATGGCGAGATTGATCGCCTGAGAGGCCTGCACGCTCGGCAGCCAGTCGGTTGCAATTTCTTCGGTGGAGCCGTTCGTCTTGCGAAGACCGTCGACCGCGAGATAGGCGACAAGACCGAACAGAAGAGCTATGCCACTGAAAATCAACAGTAAACTGGATTTGATGTTTGGGCGACGCATTGAAAGTCCTCGATCGAACTTCCGGCTTCAGGCCGGACTGGATGAGGAGTTTCTAACAAAAACAATTTAACGATTTGCTCAATATGTAAAACGCCGTTTACCACCTTTTTGGAAAGCCGACGCCGTTTTCACGCAAAACATATCCCGAAGGCGCCGGAAATGTTTAGCGATGCGTCGCCGGAGCTGAGAAGAGCCAGGTATGGTGAAGCGCATATTTTTTGCCCTTGTTGCACCGATCATTCCCATGCAGGTCGCCGTTTTGCAACCTGCCGATGAGGCGCAGGCGGCCAAAGTCCGCTCCATCGCCCAACTTCGATCGGAAGGCGTGCCGACTATCGATCATCTCACGGTCATGTATTGCTCCGCGCCTTGGCACGATCAAGGCGCTAGGTCAGCCTTGGGCATCGAGGCGGATGCATGTTTTGCGAAATAGCATTATGATGGGCTGACCGCCTGACCGGCAGACGGATGGGCCACGGATATGTGATCCGTGCGGGAATGGAGGACGGCACGATTTGGAGCAGCTGAAAGATCTGGACAGTGTTTCCCCGCGGGCCGGCAGCGGTTCGGCATCGCCGCCCTATGAACGTCCCGGCGTCGTGGCTGCTGCCGTTTACCAGCATGGGCAACGCATTCGCGACATTGGGATAGAAGAGGCCGGCGAATGGCGAGGCCGGGACAATGCCGTCGTCTGGATCGGCCTGCACGAGCCGGATGAAGTGCTGCTGCACCAGGTCCAGGCTGAGTTTAATCTCCATGCCTTGGCGATCGAGGACGCGGCGCAGCCCCATCAGCGACCGAAGCTGGAGATTTATGGGGACGCGATGTTCATCGTCGCCCGCACCGCCCATATGAAGGATGACGAAATCATCTTCGGCGAAACGCATTTGTTCGTCGGTCGCGGGTATGTCGTCTCGGTTCGCCACGGGGACTCATCTTCGTACCTGGCGGTGCGGCAGCGATGCGAGGCGACGCCCGCAGCGCTGGCCCACGGCGAGAATTACATTCTTTATTCCATCCTGGATTTCATCGTCGACAATTACATGCCGGTCATCGAGGTCGTGCAGGAGGAGGTCGAAAAACTCGAGGATCTGGTGCTGCGCGAACAGCTGGCAAAATCCGACATCGAGCGGCTTTACCTGTTGCGGCGCAAGCTGCTGCGATTGCGCAATGCCGTGGTGCCGCTCGTCGACGTCTGCCGGCGATACGAGCATATCGATCTTCCCGGTATGGATCCGACGCTCCAGTCGCTGTTTCGCGATGTGACCGATCACGTGCGCCGGGTTCAGGAAGATATCGATGCGTTGCGCGAGGTGCTGGCCTTCGCCTTCGAGGCCAGCGTGATGATCGGCCAGACGGAGCAGACGGCGATTGCCCGCAAGCTTGCCGCCTGGGCGGCGATCCTCGCCGTTCCCACCGCGATCGCCGGAATCTACGGCATGAATTTCAGCGATATGCCTGAACTGAAATTCCAGTATGGCTATTTCTTCGTGCTGGGTGTCATTGCCGTCTTGTGTCTGGGCCTGTTCGGTTTCTTCCGCCGAAGGAAGTGGCTGTAATTGTTGGAGGCGGGTCACCGCAGTGCGCGTTGCAGCTGATCTCGATGTTTGCTGATGTAGTCGATGTCGCTTAGATACAGCCGACCGTCTCCTGCAGCCACGTCCTCCACGAAGGTCTCGTCTCCGGCCGAGGCCCTTGTTTGCATGAAATTCACGAGCGCCTGAAGCCGACTGCAGATCGTCTCCGGCAGCTGGCGCCGCTCTTCTGCCGTCGTGCTGTAGGCCATGCAGAAGATCTCCGCCCGCCGCAGCTGTTCATCGAGGCCTGATATCACGCCGGGGTTGGAGGGATCGGACAAGGGTGCCCAGCGGTAAACCGCATAGGCCAGATCCCATAGGCGCGGCGCGGGATGAGCGGCGTCGAAATCGATGATCCCGACAGCCTCATGCTCTGCGGTGGCGACGTTGTAAGGCGCATAATCTCCGTGGCAGACGATCTCGCGCGGTTCCTGCGGCGGCAGCATCCATGTCTGGACCTCGCCATCCCTCTCCAGAAACCCCTGAGATGCGGTGTGAAAATCGCGCAAAAGCCTGGCTGCGGAAAGCAGCATGGTCTCCGATCCGACAAATGGGTCACGCAAGTCTTCGCAGACGCTCCCGGCGACGAAGCTGACAACGTCCTCCCTTTCCGCTGAGATTTCGATGGGCTCCGGCGCCGCTAGAAAGCCCCTGCTTCTGAGGTGCCGCAAAAACCGGTGCACCGTCGGCGTCCACGCGCCGGATGGTCTGATGACAGTGTTGCCGTCACGCCAGATCTGCCCGGCTCGCCCGCCCTCCAATGGTTTCACGTCATGGTCTCCTGCATGCGATCCTCTATGCGTGATTCCGTTTTTCGATATGGGCCTGAACCGTGGCGCCAAGATTTGTATCGTGGCAGTTCCGGTAGAATGTCACCGTATCCAAAGGCATCCCAGCGGGAATGGTGACGAAATCTTCAAGCCGGAAGCCGCTTGAGCGGCTGAGTTCTCCATCCTCCAGTTGGCTTTCGCTCAACCCATCGACACGATCGGCCAGGGCTTCGAAATAGCCGAGGTTCGCCTTCACCATCGAAGGCGAAGATGTCCGGCCATGCGCGGGGATGACCAGTCTTGCATTAAGGTCACGGATCCGCTCTAGCGAGGAACGGATCAGGCGAAGGTCTTCGGCACTTTTGCTCCAGACTTCAGGAATGGGGTATTCCACCGCGTCGACCGCCAGGCAGATGCGAAGTTCGGGGATCCATGCGGCGACATGGTCGGGCGTGTGCCCGGGCGTATGGATCAGTTCGAGCGTGAGATCGCCGCCGTTGAGGACCATCGAGTCGGAGAAGGTGATATCGGGGCCGACGAGTTCGACATTCCGAAACCTCCATTCCTGGCTCGCCTTGTCTCTGAGGATCTGCTGCGCCGAGGGATCACGCAAGCGGTCGAGCGCCGCGGCATGCGCTATGATGGGAGCGCGGCCCGTAATGACGGCATTTCCCCAGAAATGATCCCAATCCATGTGCGAATTGATGACGATCAGCGGGCGATCCGCAGCCTTCTCTTCAAGCAGATCCAGCGCCATCCGGCATAACTCGGGCGTCCCGAGCGTATCGATCAGGACGTTGAACCTCTCGGTCCGGACAAACACGCCATCGACTTCGTCGCCCGCTCGAACGATCACGATCCGGTCGTCAAGTTCGGGATAGGAGCATAGTTCTACCGATACATCCACGTCTGGTTGCCTCTATTGCAATCGGAGTGTTTTCATTCAGTACATCAAATCTTGCTTGGGTGCCTGCCCTCAAGGATGGTGCGGCTTCCGCTTTACGGCGACATGCACATCCCAAGTTTTCATCACGGTATTCGGCACCGCGGCTGCGCAAATCACCATGACGCTGGGTTTCGAACGGCCGAGGCTCTTCGGCGTCCACTGTGTTTGGAGGGGGACCGCGCATCGAGGAACCAGCACCTTGGCGTTGGGCTCCAACGCTTGCCATTGCTCGCTCCCCTTAGCGTTCTCAGCCGAGATGAAACGCCTGGCCTCCTCGCGGATCTCGAACAGGCCGTGCTTGTCAGGGGTAGAACGGTCGGTGTCGATGCTCCAGGAGGCGAGGCACGGGACGCACGCTGCAAGGGTTGCAGTGAAGAGGATCGTTTGAAGCAGTGATGCGCGGTCAGCAGCCAAATGGGTAACCTCTCTTGGGAGAGGCAAGACTACCCAAAAGCGGCATGAATCCTCAAGCACGCTCTGCAGCATTGAGTGCCGTTGAAGAGCGAACGTC
The Rhizobium leguminosarum DNA segment above includes these coding regions:
- a CDS encoding magnesium and cobalt transport protein CorA, with amino-acid sequence MEQLKDLDSVSPRAGSGSASPPYERPGVVAAAVYQHGQRIRDIGIEEAGEWRGRDNAVVWIGLHEPDEVLLHQVQAEFNLHALAIEDAAQPHQRPKLEIYGDAMFIVARTAHMKDDEIIFGETHLFVGRGYVVSVRHGDSSSYLAVRQRCEATPAALAHGENYILYSILDFIVDNYMPVIEVVQEEVEKLEDLVLREQLAKSDIERLYLLRRKLLRLRNAVVPLVDVCRRYEHIDLPGMDPTLQSLFRDVTDHVRRVQEDIDALREVLAFAFEASVMIGQTEQTAIARKLAAWAAILAVPTAIAGIYGMNFSDMPELKFQYGYFFVLGVIAVLCLGLFGFFRRRKWL
- a CDS encoding MBL fold metallo-hydrolase; translation: MDVSVELCSYPELDDRIVIVRAGDEVDGVFVRTERFNVLIDTLGTPELCRMALDLLEEKAADRPLIVINSHMDWDHFWGNAVITGRAPIIAHAAALDRLRDPSAQQILRDKASQEWRFRNVELVGPDITFSDSMVLNGGDLTLELIHTPGHTPDHVAAWIPELRICLAVDAVEYPIPEVWSKSAEDLRLIRSSLERIRDLNARLVIPAHGRTSSPSMVKANLGYFEALADRVDGLSESQLEDGELSRSSGFRLEDFVTIPAGMPLDTVTFYRNCHDTNLGATVQAHIEKRNHA
- a CDS encoding phosphotransferase enzyme family protein, whose product is MKPLEGGRAGQIWRDGNTVIRPSGAWTPTVHRFLRHLRSRGFLAAPEPIEISAEREDVVSFVAGSVCEDLRDPFVGSETMLLSAARLLRDFHTASQGFLERDGEVQTWMLPPQEPREIVCHGDYAPYNVATAEHEAVGIIDFDAAHPAPRLWDLAYAVYRWAPLSDPSNPGVISGLDEQLRRAEIFCMAYSTTAEERRQLPETICSRLQALVNFMQTRASAGDETFVEDVAAGDGRLYLSDIDYISKHRDQLQRALR